CGCGGGGCGCGGCTATGGTGCCTCGGATGTTCCAGCCACGCCACGCAGAACACAGTCAGCGGGACGCCTACTTCGACAACGCCAAGTACCTGGCGATCGTGCTCGTCGCGGTGGGCCACGCCTGGGAGCCGGTCATGGAGGGCAGCCGCGCGACGCGGGCGCTCTACATGCTCGTCTACGCCTTCCACATGCCGGCGTTCGTGATCATCTCCGGATACTTCTCGCGCGGCTTCACCTGCCGTCCCGACCAGCTGCGCAGGCTCGTCTCCGGCGTCGCCGTGCCGTACCTGGTCTTCGAGGTCGCGTACACGCTCTACCGGCGCTGGGCCGAGGACGCGCCGGGGACGGCCTTCTCGCTGACCGACCCCTTCTACCTCACGTGGTTCCTGGTGGCGCTCTTCGTCTGGCGGCTCTCCGCGCCGCTGTGGCGGGCCCTGCGCCACCCCCTGCCGGTCGCGGTGGCCGTCGCCGCGCTCGCCTCGCTGACCCCGCGCATCGCGGCGGACCTGGACCTCCAGCGGGTGCTGCAGTTCCTGCCGTTCTTCGTGCTGGGGCTGTGCCTGCGCGAGGAGCACTTCCGGCTGCTGCGGCGGCGGGCGGTGCGGGTGGCGGCCGGGGTGCTCGCGGTGATCGCGCCGGTCGTGGCGTACGCGGTGGCCCCGCACGTGCGGATGGGCTGGTTCTACCGGAACACGAGCGCCCAGGAGCTCGACGCCGCGTGGTGGGCGGGGCCGGTGGCGACGGTCGCCCTCGGCGCGTGCGCGCTGGTGCTGACGGCGGCGTTCCTGGCGTGGGTGCCGGCGCGGCGGACCTGGTTCACGGTCCTCGGGGCGGGCAGCGTCTGCGGCTACCTGCTGCACGGATTCGCGGTGAAGGCCCTCCAGTACTGGCGGCTCGTCGACGCCTACGAGGTGCTGGCCACGCCGGCCGGGCGGGTCGGTCTGACGGTGGCGGCCGCCGCCGGCGTGACGCTGATGTGCACCCCGCCCGTGCGGCGGGCGCTGCGGTGGGCGGTCGAACCGCGCCTGGAGTGGGCGTTCCGCCGTACGCCCCCGGCCGCCGCCGCGGCGGGGACGGACGCCGGCGGGGCGGGCGGCGCAGGGCCCCGGGCGGGCGACGGCGGGGCCCCCGGCGGGTCGCGGGCGCACGGGGCCGGCGGGCCGGAGCGGGCGGTGGCGGCCTGCGCCGGGGCGGTCAGCCGGCCGTGAGGCCGAGGAGCCGCCGCATGTGCGCGTACTTGGCGGTCAGCCGGTCGCGGGTCGGCGCGTCCAGGGCGGCGAGCCGGTCCGGGTCGGCGTTGTGCGCGAGGTCGGCCTCCTTGACGAGGCGGGCGCCCGGCACGGCGAGGATCCGGGCGGCGTAGCGGGCCGGGTCCTCGCCGGGGTGCTTGGTCAGCGCGAGGACGATGTCCTTGACCTCCTGCGGCAGCGCCGCGGCCGCCAGCCACTCGGCCGTCAGCGCGTCGTCCTCGACCGCGTCGTGCAGCCAGGCCGCGGCGACCTGCCCGTCGGTACCGCCGCCTGCCCGGACGCCGTCCGCGACGGCCCGCAGGTGCTCGGCGTAGGGCCGTCCCGCCTTGTCCTTCTGCCCGGCGTGGGCGCGGCGCGCGAGGGCTTCGACCTGCGGGAGCGAGAGGTGCGGCATGGCGGCGACTGTACGCCGACGGGAGGCCGGGCCCGACGGGTGCCCCGGACGGCGTGCGGGGTACGGACGGGGTGCGGGGTACGGACCGGGGGCGCGGGGCTCAGGCGTCGCGGGAGACGATCAGCAGTGCCCGGTCGTCGTTGACGTCCTTGGCGCACGCCTCGATCAGGTGCCAGGCCGCGCCGCGGAAGCCGGAGGTGACGTACCGGTCCGCCTCGCCGGTGAGCCGGTCGATGCCCTCGGCGATGTCGCGGTCGGCCGCCTCGACGAGACCGTCGGTGAAGAGCATCAGCACGTCCCCGGGGCGCAGGCTGCCCTTGAGGCCGTGGAACTCGGCGCCGTCGTACACGCCGAGCAGCGGCCCGTCGGCGGCCTTCTCCTCCCAGCGGCCGCTGCCCGCGTGGAGCTGGAGGGCGGGGAGGTGGCCGGCGGAGAGCAGTTCGTAGTCGCCGGACTCCAGGTCGAGGACGAGGTGGATGGAGGTGGCGAACCCCTCGTCCCAGTCCTGGCGGAGCAGGTAGCCGTTGGCGGCCGGGAGGAAGCCGTGCGGCGGGAGGGAGCCGAGGAGGCCGCCGAAGGCGCCGGAGAGCAGCAGGGCGCGGGATCCGGCGTCCATCCCCTTGCCGGAGACGTCGGTGAGGACGACCTCCAGCGTGCGGCCGCCGTGGGTGCGCGCGGCGACGACGAAGTCGCCGGAGAACGACTGGCCGCCGGCCGGCCGCAGCGCCATCTCGCGGTGCCAGCCGGCGGGCAGCGGCGGCAGCGCGCTCTGGACGCGGATGCGTTCGCGCAGGTCGAAGAGCATGGTGCCGCCGCGCCGCCAGGGCACGCCGACGCGGGCCCGGAACTGGGCGATCAGCAGCCCGAAGAGGCCGCACGCCGCGACGACGAGGACCGTGCCGGGGGTGACCCGGGCGGCGCCCTCGGTGTACGGGCCGAGGACGGCCGACTCTACGATCAGCGCGGCGGCGGCAGCGGCGTAGAGCCCCAGCAGGCTGGCGGGGCGCAGCAGCAGGCCGCCGGCGACGATCGGCAGGACGAGGGTCTCCGGCGCGCACCACACGGGGGTGGCGAGGGTGGCGAACAGGATCGCCGGGATGGTGAGGAAGAGGCCGGCGAGGGCGATCCAGTCGGAGCCGTCGCCGCGGAAGTAGTCGACGGCGGACTTGCGCAGCGCGACGCGGACCCGGTGGGCCGCCTTGCGGTACCGGGCCGTGTACGCGGCGATCCGCTGTGCGCTACGAGCCATTGGCCTGGACCCTATCCACCCGGGTGGGCGGCGCGCAGGGGGACCCCCGTGACATTGCGTTCGAAATCGGTCCCCGCGGCGCGGGAGGGGCCCGTACGCCTGGCATATGCCCGGTACGGGACGGCTCCGGGGCGGGCCGGGGAGGTGCTCCGCCCTCGTCCCGATGGCGCGGCGGTGGCTGGACGGTCCGGCGCGGACGGCCGGTGCGGGCCCCGGTCGGCCCCGCGCCGGTGGCGGCACCGGCGCGGCACCGTAGCCGGACCGCGGTGGGCGCCCGTCTACGCAGCCGCGCACGCCGCCCGGCGGCCCACCCCGGGCACGCCGCCGGGTACGGATGGCGTACGGCGCCGGGCGGCGGCTCGGGCAGGTCGGGCGGTGCCGGTGGACCGGGCGGCACCCGGCGGGCGTCCGGGGGCGGCCGGCCCGGGCGGGACCGGGGGCACAGGCGGGACCGGGGGCACAGGCGGGACCGGGGGCACAGGCGGGACCGGGGGCACAGGCGGGGCCGGGGCCCGGGCGGGGCCTGGAGGGGCTTGCCGGCCGGGCGGCTCCGGCGGGGCCGGGCCGCTCAGGCCGGCCGGGCCGCTCAGGCGGGGGACGCGGGTCGCAGTGCCCGGGCGGCGCGGGTGGGCCGGTGGGGGATCAGGCGGGCTGGCAGGTGGGGCACCAGAAGAGGTTGCGGGCGGCGAGGCCGGCGGCGCGGACCTCCCCGCCGCAGACGTGGCAGGGCTGCCCGGCCCGGCGGTAGACGTACACCTCGCCGCCGTGGTCGTCGACGCGCGGCGGGCGGCCCATCGCCTCGGGGGTGTGCTCCGGGCGGACCGTGTCGATGCGGTTGTGGCGGACGCCCTCGCGCATCAGCGCCACGAGGTCCTGCCAGAGCGCGGTCCACTCCTCGCGGCGGAGGTCGCGGCCGGCGCGGTACGGGTCGATGCCGTGCCGGAACAGCACCTCGGCCCGGTAGACGTTGCCGACGCCCGCGACGACCTTCTGGTCCATGAGGAGGGCGGCGACGGTCGTGCGGGACCGCGAGATCCGGCGCCACGCCCGGTCCGGGTCGTCGCCGGGCCGCAGCGGGTCGGGGCCGAGCCGGTCGTGGACCGCCTGCTTCTCGGGCTCCGTGACGAGGGCGCAGGTCGTGGGGCCGCGCAGGTCGACGTAGGCGTCGGCGTCGGCGATCCGCAGGCGCACCGTGTCGGTGGGCGGCGGCGCGGGGGCCGGGCCGAAGGCGACCTTGCCGAAGAGACCGAGGTGGATGTGGACCCACTCCTCGGGGCCGAAGCCGAGGAAGAGATGCTTGCCGTGGGCTTCGGCGGTGCGCAGCACGGAGCCGTCCAGGAGGGCCGCGGCGTCCGAGAACTTGCCCTGCGGGCTGCTCACCCGCACGGGCCGGCCGCCGAACCGCTCGCGGTGGTCGACGGCCAGCCGGTGGATCGTGTGCCCTTCGGGCAAGGTCAGTCCTGCCGCGGGTGGTGGGCCGGGATCGGGGGGAGCTCGCCGGTCGTCTCGTACGCGGCCAGCATGTCGATGCGGCGCGTGTGGCGCTCGTCGCCGGAGTACGGCGTGGCGAGGAAGACCTCGACGAACTTGGTGGCCTCGTCCGTGGAGTGCATCCGGGCGCCGACGGCGATGACGTTGGCGTCGTTGTGCTCGCGGCCCAGGGCGGCGGTCTGCTCGCTCCACGCCAGGGCGGCACGGACGCCCTTCACCTTGTTCGCGGCGATCTGCTCGCCGTTGCCCGAGCCGCCGATGACGACGCCGAGGGCGTCCGGGTCGGCCGCCGTCCGCTCCGCGGCCCGCAGGCAGAACGGCGGGTAGTCGTCCTGGGCGTCGTAGATGTGGGGTCCGCAGTCGACGGGCTCATGGCCGTGGGCCTTCAGCCACTCGACGAGGTGGTTCTTGAGTTCGTAGCCGGCATGGTCCGAGCCGAGGTACACGCGCATGGCTCCGAGTGTGACACGGGGACACGGAGGGTGGCCTCCGGGGGTCGCCGGGGGCGGCCGCGACGTGACGCGTACAACGATCCGGACTCGGGGCCTTACGACCATGAACGGGGGCAGTGTTCAATGCGTGGGCTCGCGACCCGAGCACCCAGAGAACTGAAGGAACTGCCCATGACCACGCAGACCAACCTGGTGAAGGAAGGCGACAAGGCCGGGGAACCCGGCACTTCGCAGCCCTCACACGGTCTCAAGGCGGGTCTCAAGAACCGCCACCTCTCCATGATCGCCATCGGCGGCGTGATCGGCGCCGGCCTGTTCGTCGGCTCGTCCGGCGGCATCGCCGCGGCCGGGCCCGCCATCCTCCTGTCGTACGCCCTCGTCGGCGTGATGGTCGTGTTCGTGATGCGGATGCTGGGCGAGATGGCCGCGGCCAGCCCGGACTCCGGCTCCTTCTCCTCCTACGCCGAGCGCGCCCTCGGCCGCTGGGCGGGCTTCTCGATCGGCTGGCTGTACTGGTTCTTCTGGGTCGTGGTCCTCGCCGTCGAGGCGACGGCGGGCGCCGTGATCCTGGAGGGCTGGGTCCCGGCCGTTCCCCAGTGGGGCTGGGCGCTGATCGTGATGGTCGTGCTCACCGCGACCAACCTCGTCTCGGTGTCGTCGTACGGCGAGTTCGAGTTCTGGTTCGCCGGGGTCAAGGTCGTGGCCATCGGCGGCTTCGTCGTCATCGGCCTGCTGGCGGTCTTCGGACTGCTGCCCGGCTCGGACAACCCAGGGGCGGGGCTGGCGCACCTGACGGACACCGGCGGGTTCTTCCCCAAGGGCGCCGGGGCGGTGCTCACCGGTGTGCTGATGGTGGTCTTCTCCTTCATGGGCAGCGAGATCGTCACACTGGCGGCGGGCGAGTCGGAGGACCCGCGCCGCGCGGTGACCAAGGCGACCAACAGCGTCATCTGGCGCATCGGCGTCTTCTACCTGGGTTCGATCTTCGTCGTGCTGACGCTGCTGCCGTGGAACGACGCGTCGATCGTCGAGAAGGGCTCGTACGTCGCCGCGCTCGACTCCATCGGTATCCCGCACGCCGGGCAGATCATGAACGTGATCGTGCTGACGGCCGTGCTGTCCTGCCTGAACTCCGGCCTCTACACGGCCTCCCGCATGGCGTTCTCGCTGGGCGAGCGCGGTGACGCGCCGAAGTCCTTCGCGCGGGTCAACGGCAAGGGCGTGCCGGCCGTCGCGATCTGGGCGTCGGTCGCGTTCGGCTTCGTCGCGGTGTACTTCAACTACGCGTTCAAGGACACCGTCTTCACGTTCCTGCTGAACTCCTCGGGCGCGGTAGCGCTTTTCGTGTGGCTGGTGATCTGCCTGACCCAGCTGCGGATGCGCGGCATCCTCATGCGGGAGGCCCCGGAGCGGGTCACCGTCAAGATGTGGTGCTTCCCGTACCTGACGTGGGCGACCGCCGCGATGATCCTGTTCGTGCTGGTCTACATGCTGTTCGACGACGCCAACCGGCGGGTCGTGCTGCTGTCGGTGCTGGTGGCGGCGGTCGTCGTGGCCGTCGGGGTGGTCGTGGACCGCAGGCACCGGACCGCCCGGAAGGTCTGAGCGTCGTCCGCGGCGCACGAGAGGCCCTCCACCCGCTCGGGTGGAGGGCCTCTCGTCGTGGGTGGGGCGGCGCGCGCCGGGTGCGGCACCCCGTGCGCGGGGTCAGTCGCGGCGGCCGGCGAGCCGCCAGGCGGTGGGCAGCAGGCCCATGGCGAGGGCGGCCTTGAGGGCGTCGCCGATCAGGAACGGCAGCAGGCCGACGGCGACGGCGCGCGAGAGCGGCATGCCGGTCGCGAGGGCCAGGTAGGGGACGCCGACCGCGTAGATGATCAGGGAGCCGAGCGCCATCGTGCCGGCCATGCGCAGGACCGAGCGGTCGGCGCCACGGCGGGCGAGGGCGCCGACGGCGGTCGCGGCGAGGAGCATGCCGAGGATGTAGCCGAGGGTCGGCATGGCGTACCCGGCGGAGCCCTCGGCGAACCACGGCATGCCGGCCATGCCGGCGAGCGCGTAGAGGGCGAGGGAGAGGAAGCCGCGGCGGGCGCCGAGCGCGGTGCCGACGAGGAGGGCGGCGAAGGTCTGGCCGGAGACCGGGACCGGGGAGCCCGGCACGGGCAGGGAGATCTGGGCGGCGAGACCGGTGAGGACGGCGCCCCCGGCGACGAGCGCGATGTCGCGGACGCGACTGGCGGGGAGCAGGTCGGCGAGGACCGTTCCGGTACGGGCGGGCGCGGCAGCGGCGGCAGTGCTCATCGGGACTCCGGTACTCCGCGGTGCTCCGCGGACGGTGGGACGGGGGGACAGGCCGACCGTAGCCCAGGGGTGAACGGGCGATCACCGTCAGCCGACGACAAAGCCCCACTCCTGCCGTTGGTGGAGTTCACACAAAGACCCGCCCTCAATCATCGATGGACGTGATGCGTGTCACTAGGGGCGCCGGTTGATCGGTCCCTTTTGCGCGGAGCCGCGCTCTAC
This portion of the Streptomyces changanensis genome encodes:
- a CDS encoding HD domain-containing protein, whose translation is MPHLSLPQVEALARRAHAGQKDKAGRPYAEHLRAVADGVRAGGGTDGQVAAAWLHDAVEDDALTAEWLAAAALPQEVKDIVLALTKHPGEDPARYAARILAVPGARLVKEADLAHNADPDRLAALDAPTRDRLTAKYAHMRRLLGLTAG
- a CDS encoding PP2C family protein-serine/threonine phosphatase; translation: MARSAQRIAAYTARYRKAAHRVRVALRKSAVDYFRGDGSDWIALAGLFLTIPAILFATLATPVWCAPETLVLPIVAGGLLLRPASLLGLYAAAAAALIVESAVLGPYTEGAARVTPGTVLVVAACGLFGLLIAQFRARVGVPWRRGGTMLFDLRERIRVQSALPPLPAGWHREMALRPAGGQSFSGDFVVAARTHGGRTLEVVLTDVSGKGMDAGSRALLLSGAFGGLLGSLPPHGFLPAANGYLLRQDWDEGFATSIHLVLDLESGDYELLSAGHLPALQLHAGSGRWEEKAADGPLLGVYDGAEFHGLKGSLRPGDVLMLFTDGLVEAADRDIAEGIDRLTGEADRYVTSGFRGAAWHLIEACAKDVNDDRALLIVSRDA
- a CDS encoding biotin transporter BioY; protein product: MSTAAAAAPARTGTVLADLLPASRVRDIALVAGGAVLTGLAAQISLPVPGSPVPVSGQTFAALLVGTALGARRGFLSLALYALAGMAGMPWFAEGSAGYAMPTLGYILGMLLAATAVGALARRGADRSVLRMAGTMALGSLIIYAVGVPYLALATGMPLSRAVAVGLLPFLIGDALKAALAMGLLPTAWRLAGRRD
- a CDS encoding amino acid permease, which translates into the protein MTTQTNLVKEGDKAGEPGTSQPSHGLKAGLKNRHLSMIAIGGVIGAGLFVGSSGGIAAAGPAILLSYALVGVMVVFVMRMLGEMAAASPDSGSFSSYAERALGRWAGFSIGWLYWFFWVVVLAVEATAGAVILEGWVPAVPQWGWALIVMVVLTATNLVSVSSYGEFEFWFAGVKVVAIGGFVVIGLLAVFGLLPGSDNPGAGLAHLTDTGGFFPKGAGAVLTGVLMVVFSFMGSEIVTLAAGESEDPRRAVTKATNSVIWRIGVFYLGSIFVVLTLLPWNDASIVEKGSYVAALDSIGIPHAGQIMNVIVLTAVLSCLNSGLYTASRMAFSLGERGDAPKSFARVNGKGVPAVAIWASVAFGFVAVYFNYAFKDTVFTFLLNSSGAVALFVWLVICLTQLRMRGILMREAPERVTVKMWCFPYLTWATAAMILFVLVYMLFDDANRRVVLLSVLVAAVVVAVGVVVDRRHRTARKV
- a CDS encoding ribose-5-phosphate isomerase → MRVYLGSDHAGYELKNHLVEWLKAHGHEPVDCGPHIYDAQDDYPPFCLRAAERTAADPDALGVVIGGSGNGEQIAANKVKGVRAALAWSEQTAALGREHNDANVIAVGARMHSTDEATKFVEVFLATPYSGDERHTRRIDMLAAYETTGELPPIPAHHPRQD
- a CDS encoding Fpg/Nei family DNA glycosylase, which gives rise to MPEGHTIHRLAVDHRERFGGRPVRVSSPQGKFSDAAALLDGSVLRTAEAHGKHLFLGFGPEEWVHIHLGLFGKVAFGPAPAPPPTDTVRLRIADADAYVDLRGPTTCALVTEPEKQAVHDRLGPDPLRPGDDPDRAWRRISRSRTTVAALLMDQKVVAGVGNVYRAEVLFRHGIDPYRAGRDLRREEWTALWQDLVALMREGVRHNRIDTVRPEHTPEAMGRPPRVDDHGGEVYVYRRAGQPCHVCGGEVRAAGLAARNLFWCPTCQPA
- a CDS encoding acyltransferase family protein — its product is MVPRMFQPRHAEHSQRDAYFDNAKYLAIVLVAVGHAWEPVMEGSRATRALYMLVYAFHMPAFVIISGYFSRGFTCRPDQLRRLVSGVAVPYLVFEVAYTLYRRWAEDAPGTAFSLTDPFYLTWFLVALFVWRLSAPLWRALRHPLPVAVAVAALASLTPRIAADLDLQRVLQFLPFFVLGLCLREEHFRLLRRRAVRVAAGVLAVIAPVVAYAVAPHVRMGWFYRNTSAQELDAAWWAGPVATVALGACALVLTAAFLAWVPARRTWFTVLGAGSVCGYLLHGFAVKALQYWRLVDAYEVLATPAGRVGLTVAAAAGVTLMCTPPVRRALRWAVEPRLEWAFRRTPPAAAAAGTDAGGAGGAGPRAGDGGAPGGSRAHGAGGPERAVAACAGAVSRP